From Solea solea chromosome 20, fSolSol10.1, whole genome shotgun sequence, one genomic window encodes:
- the daxx gene encoding death domain-associated protein 6, with the protein MAVAPAWMSDKIIVLDDDDEEEESPQPPRTGSTSRVKRESSLKAQQPAQTHITQSPFATAKKQTHVLQAENEKLFSEFVEHCSTVTVDCPEVLNFLKAKYTKASPDYLSSVEFRNTLGRCLTRAQSNRTKSFVFINELCTVLRKHSVKKRQVLTRVEPGSSTSASTSLQPTFDNLISKDKTKGNKDNEVEVAGEPAVEDEQPSTSVLLENRENKEEQQEAERKAKRASRKQIAYLENLLKVYHEEICRLQQTELSLDEMEAEDSLYIQEHKLKRKMMKIYEKLCELKGCNTLTGRVIEQKIPYTSTRYPEINRRIERFINSPEAHRTPPDYQDILQQVLRANERHNLHLSRKQLNQMALDAFRETGSRMQERRHLDLVYNFGSLITDSYKPSTDPALRDPTLHRKLRSNREVALSRLEEVITKYAFKQDDAEEEERGKRQEKEGNTSEKADGSKNVNGVEEAEEEEEDEEDESSDPDIEEEIEASTQQGGADEDENEEENNNEAEQAEDDANKDDQIGDLLVNPNDEEEEAGTSGISPLSHDSKSQTPPYDIPSPRDTPSQSEPMQTDDPTPITNGTLEEPEEEPVDSSSQVPAAEDPADASPVATNGTPLPPSPAVILEQAVIHVSNGTSPPPGPWLTRSRKRKREDGSESLSNSQPVIIDSEVDVCLDMGVVCCTSPPRVKVNNNQDQVSSLQTTPPPKKNKVNVATQCDPDEIIVLSDTD; encoded by the exons ATGGCGGTGGCACCTGCCTGGATGTCGGATAAGATCATAGTCTTGGATGATGAcgatgaggaagaagagagtCCTCAGCCTCCCCGCACTGGCTCCACCTCTCGAGTCAAACGCGAATCCTCGCTCAAAGCTCAGCAGCCGGCCCAGACCCACATAACTCAGTCACCTTTCGCCACAGCAAAGAAGCAAACCCATGTGCTACAGGCCGAGAATGAGAAGTTGTTCTCAGAG TTTGTCGAACACTGCTCAACTGTCACCGTGGACTGTCCAGAGGTCTTGAACTTCCTCAAAGCCAAGTACACCAAGGCCTCCCCCGACTATCTGTCATCTGTGGAGTTCAGGAACACTTTGGGACGATGTTTGACGCGCGCTCAGTCCAACCGCACTAAATCGTTCGTCTTCATCAATGAACTGTGCACTGTGCTCAGGAAGCATTCTGTGAAGAAGAGGCAGGTCCTCACCAGGGTTGAGCCTGGTTCTTCTACCTCAGCATCAACCTCTCTCCAACCTACGTTTGATAATCTTATAAGTAAAGACAAAACTAAAGGTAACAAGGACAATGAGGTGGAAGTAGCAGGAGAACCAGCAGTGGAAGACGAGCAACCTTCCACCTCAGTGCTGCTGGAGAACAGGGAGAACAAGGAAGAGCAGCAAGAAGCAGAGCGAAAGGCAAAGAGAGCGTCAAGGAAACAG ATAGCGTACCTGGAGAACCTGCTGAAGGTGTACCACGAGGAGATCTGCCGCCTGCAGCAGACTGAGCTGAGTTTGGACGAAATGGAAGCCGAGGACTCGTTATACATCCAGGAGCACAAGCTCAAACGCAAG ATGATGAAAATCTATGAAAAGCTGTGTGAACTGAAGGGTTGCAACACGCTAACGGGCCGAGTCATCGAGCAGAAGATTCCCTACACGAGCACTCGTTATCCTGAGATCAACAGAAGG ATCGAGCGTTTCATCAACAGTCCAGAGGCCCACAGGACCCCTCCGGATTACCAGGACATCCTCCAGCAGGTGCTGCGAGCCAACGAGCGCCACAACCTGCACCTGAGCAGAAAGCAGCTGAACCAGATGGCACTGGACGCGTTCAGGGAGACCGGGAGTCGAATGCAGGAGCGACGTCACCTGGACCTGGTGTACAACTTTGGCTCGCTTATCACCGACTCCTACAAACCTT CCACGGACCCGGCTCTCAGGGACCCCACGCTGCATCGAAAGCTGCGGTCGAACAGAGAGGTTGCGCTATCCCGGCTGGAGGAGGTCATCACCAAGTACGCCTTCAAACAAGATGAcgcggaggaggaagagaggggcaAACGGCAGGAGAAAGAG GGCAACACGTCAGAAAAGGCGGACGGGAGTAAAAACGTAAATGGAGTGGAAGAagcggaggaggaagaggaggacgaagaggacGAATCCTCAGATCCAGACATAGAGGAGGAGATCGAGGCCAGCACGCAGCAGGGTGGAGCTG aCGAGGATGAGAATGAGGAGGAGAACAATAACGAGGCGGAGCAAGCAGAGGACGACGCCAACAAGGACGATCAGATAGGCGACCTGTTGGTCAATCCTaatgatgaggaagaagaggcggGCACAAGTGGAATTAGTCCCCTGTCTCATGACAGCAAGTCCCAAACCCCCCCGTACGACATCCCCTCCCCTAGAGACACCCCGAGCCAATCAGAGCCCATGCAGACTGACGACCCGACACCGATAACCAACGGTACACTCGAAGAACCGGAGGAGGAGCCCGTGGATTCCTCCAGTCAAGTGCCAGCCGCCGAAGACCCCGCAGACGCCTCACCCGTAGCAACCAACGGGACGCCGTTACCCCCGTCGCCAGCCGTGATCTTAGAACAAGCCGTCATCCACGTGTCCAATGGCACGTCGCCGCCGCCCGGGCCCTGGCTGACGAGGAGtcggaagaggaagagggaagaCGGATCGGAGAGTTTGTCAAATTCGCAACCTGTCATCATCGACAG TGAGGTTGACGTCTGTCTGGATATGGGCGTCGTCTGCTGCACTTCTCCTCCACGTGTGAAAGTCAACAACAACCAGGACCAGGTCAGCAGCTTGCAGACAACGCCGCCTCCCAAGAAAAACAAG GTCAACGTAGCGACCCAGTGCGACCCGGACGAGATCATCGTCCTGTCAGACACAGACTGA